A single Aminobacterium mobile DSM 12262 DNA region contains:
- a CDS encoding lipoate--protein ligase → MSNVKTFLAESPFFDPWMNLALEEYLLSQVADRGVMLYLWQNQHTVVIGRNQNAWKECRTTLLSAENGKLARRLSGGGAVYHDLGNLNFTFLASPLTYDFIRQIKVIIAGLRLLNIPAYFGGRNDIFVDERKFSGNAFYMGKAGRYHHGTLLVDVDIERMARYLQPPTAKLQAKGIDSVRSRVINLKEINSSLTIPKLKEALQTAFLAEYGGKGDELSLEELSHTLPMQKLYEKYQSASWIYGRTPDFDVELEHRFEWGHVQVGFHVQGGNVSRSVVYSDAMDAELIANLAPCFQGIPLNGTDLAQALRRDYKGSIPQEVDDLATWLETEWAKMF, encoded by the coding sequence GTGTCGAACGTGAAAACTTTTCTCGCCGAATCTCCTTTTTTCGACCCATGGATGAACCTAGCCCTTGAGGAATATCTCCTCTCCCAAGTAGCTGACCGTGGAGTGATGTTGTATCTTTGGCAAAACCAGCATACTGTGGTAATAGGACGGAATCAGAATGCGTGGAAGGAATGTAGAACAACTCTCCTATCAGCGGAAAATGGGAAATTAGCTCGGCGCCTCTCCGGTGGGGGTGCTGTTTATCATGATCTTGGGAATCTGAACTTTACCTTTCTTGCATCTCCCCTTACTTATGACTTTATTCGACAAATTAAGGTTATTATCGCGGGGCTTCGGTTACTGAATATACCTGCGTATTTCGGTGGTAGAAACGATATTTTCGTGGACGAACGAAAGTTTTCAGGAAATGCTTTCTATATGGGGAAAGCTGGTCGCTACCATCATGGAACACTCTTAGTTGATGTGGACATAGAGAGAATGGCTCGTTATCTTCAGCCACCTACCGCGAAACTCCAGGCTAAAGGGATAGATTCAGTGCGTTCTCGCGTCATTAACTTAAAAGAGATAAATTCTTCTTTAACAATTCCGAAACTCAAAGAAGCCTTACAAACAGCTTTTCTTGCAGAATATGGCGGGAAAGGCGACGAATTATCACTGGAAGAACTCAGTCATACACTCCCCATGCAGAAGCTTTATGAAAAATATCAAAGCGCATCATGGATTTATGGTCGTACTCCCGACTTTGATGTGGAATTGGAACATCGTTTTGAGTGGGGGCACGTACAAGTAGGTTTTCACGTTCAGGGAGGAAACGTGAGTCGCAGTGTCGTCTATTCCGATGCGATGGATGCAGAGCTTATTGCCAATTTGGCTCCCTGTTTCCAGGGCATTCCTCTTAATGGAACTGATTTAGCACAGGCATTGCGAAGAGACTATAAAGGTTCTATTCCCCAAGAAGTAGACGATTTGGCAACTTGGCTTGAAACAGAGTGGGCCAAGATGTTTTAA
- a CDS encoding ABC transporter substrate-binding protein — translation MNRKLGLFISVLLLSLVCILPLQAWGGDLVVYSSVDEENARHLLESFSQDTGVKVQMVFLSSGPALSRIEAEKANPQADVWFGAPNENHIVAKDRGLTQSYLSPEAANLASNFKDEEGYWHAFYMNPIGIGVLPDALEEEGISIPSSWEDLKNTKLKGMIQMPSPQASGTAFAIMMNLISIYGEDGAFEYMKALNPNIQTYTQSGTGPSKNLAIKEAKVAIQFTPAFLKLVDEGFPAKVIFPEEGVGYEAAALSILQGAKNIDEAKKLVDWILSKQGQQALSENKTYFFPVRSDVSAGAGLPALAEIKLVDYDREAAAKDKDRLIERWVTEVLGQ, via the coding sequence ATGAACAGGAAGTTAGGGTTGTTTATTTCAGTGCTTCTTCTATCGTTGGTCTGCATTTTGCCCTTGCAGGCTTGGGGCGGAGACCTTGTTGTCTATTCAAGCGTCGATGAGGAAAACGCTCGTCACCTTCTTGAGTCGTTTTCACAAGATACTGGTGTGAAGGTCCAGATGGTTTTTCTGTCTTCAGGGCCAGCTTTGAGCCGTATCGAGGCAGAAAAAGCGAACCCTCAGGCTGATGTTTGGTTTGGAGCCCCTAATGAGAACCATATTGTGGCTAAAGATCGAGGTTTGACTCAGTCATACCTTTCTCCCGAGGCAGCAAATCTGGCTTCTAATTTTAAAGATGAGGAAGGGTATTGGCATGCTTTTTATATGAATCCTATAGGGATTGGTGTTTTGCCGGATGCTCTGGAAGAAGAGGGAATTTCTATTCCGAGTTCATGGGAAGATCTTAAAAACACAAAGTTAAAGGGAATGATCCAGATGCCTTCTCCGCAGGCTTCTGGAACGGCATTTGCCATTATGATGAATCTTATATCTATTTACGGTGAAGATGGTGCCTTTGAGTATATGAAAGCTCTTAATCCTAACATTCAGACCTACACCCAGAGTGGCACAGGCCCCAGCAAGAACTTAGCCATAAAAGAAGCAAAAGTAGCCATTCAGTTTACTCCTGCTTTCTTGAAACTTGTGGATGAAGGCTTCCCAGCAAAAGTAATATTCCCTGAAGAAGGGGTTGGGTATGAGGCTGCGGCTCTTTCCATTTTGCAAGGAGCTAAAAACATAGACGAAGCGAAGAAACTTGTAGATTGGATTCTGTCGAAACAGGGACAACAGGCTTTAAGTGAGAACAAAACTTATTTCTTCCCTGTGCGAAGCGATGTATCGGCAGGTGCAGGTTTGCCGGCTCTCGCAGAGATCAAATTGGTGGACTACGATAGAGAAGCTGCGGCTAAAGATAAGGATCGCCTGATTGAACGTTGGGTAACAGAGGTCCTTGGACAATAG
- a CDS encoding ABC transporter permease, translating into MVPFRRARRELQLLWRDPLLAFLVALVAISLLIFVLYPLISVLLKSFQTQAGVFSFANYRRFFTFRYLRSALVNSLLVGFFTGIIGVFIGYIAAFTVTRTAIPCKRLLHVLFILPIISPPFTSSLSILMLFGANGLVTKGVLGLKNFSIYGFKGVLLSQVFTFAPVAYLTLRGVLESLNPTLEDAAMNVGASRWQTFIKVTFPLSLPGIASAFLVVLIESLADFGNPLVLAGSRFPMLSTQAYLEITGSFNLPLGAALAVVLLIPSITAFAVQRYYLEKRQYTTVTGKPVSSSSKLVSRGARKCLQSFVIVFASLVLLFYGTIFLGAVTQVWGYDFSLTFKHFAYALGVGFGAIKDTLVVAALATPVSGLLGMLIAFMVVRLTFPGKGALEFLSILNFAVPGTVVGIGYILAFNKKPILLIGTLAILVLNFIFRYIPVGIQSGVAVLRQIDPTIEEAARNLGADGVTTFRKITLPLIAPAFFSGLVFAFVRAMTAISAAIFLVSARWNLLTVQILNEVGSGRLGVAAAFSVILVAIVLCAIVVISRLVLGRSGGIKAMEISKEL; encoded by the coding sequence ATGGTGCCTTTTCGACGAGCTCGGCGTGAATTGCAGTTGCTCTGGCGAGATCCTCTACTCGCTTTCCTCGTTGCTCTTGTTGCAATTTCCTTGCTTATATTTGTGTTGTATCCTCTCATTTCTGTCCTTTTAAAAAGTTTCCAAACTCAGGCGGGTGTTTTTTCTTTCGCTAATTACCGACGTTTTTTTACGTTCCGTTATTTGCGGAGCGCTCTTGTAAATAGCCTTTTAGTGGGTTTCTTTACAGGAATTATAGGAGTTTTCATTGGGTATATAGCTGCTTTTACTGTTACTCGTACGGCTATCCCTTGTAAACGGCTTCTTCATGTCCTTTTTATTCTTCCTATTATTTCCCCTCCTTTTACCAGTTCTCTATCCATTCTTATGTTATTCGGTGCCAATGGACTGGTCACGAAGGGTGTTTTGGGGTTGAAAAATTTTAGCATCTATGGCTTTAAGGGAGTATTGTTATCTCAGGTCTTTACTTTTGCTCCAGTCGCATACCTTACTCTTCGTGGTGTATTAGAATCTCTCAATCCTACCTTGGAGGATGCAGCGATGAATGTCGGGGCTTCTCGATGGCAGACTTTTATTAAAGTTACTTTTCCATTAAGTTTGCCGGGGATTGCGAGCGCTTTTCTCGTTGTTCTTATTGAATCCCTCGCAGATTTTGGGAACCCTCTGGTTCTTGCTGGGAGCAGATTTCCCATGCTCTCCACTCAGGCCTATCTCGAAATTACAGGCTCCTTCAATCTGCCTTTAGGAGCTGCACTTGCTGTAGTGTTGCTTATCCCGTCTATTACTGCTTTTGCTGTTCAGCGTTATTACCTTGAAAAACGACAATATACCACGGTTACTGGCAAGCCTGTCTCTTCCTCGTCCAAATTAGTGAGCCGTGGGGCAAGAAAATGCCTTCAGTCTTTTGTGATTGTTTTTGCCTCTCTCGTCTTGCTTTTTTACGGTACTATCTTCTTGGGAGCTGTAACGCAGGTGTGGGGATATGATTTCTCCCTTACTTTTAAACATTTTGCCTATGCTTTAGGTGTAGGCTTCGGTGCCATTAAAGATACTCTTGTTGTAGCTGCTTTAGCTACACCTGTCTCTGGATTGTTGGGGATGCTCATAGCCTTCATGGTTGTTCGCTTGACCTTTCCCGGAAAGGGAGCATTGGAATTCCTTTCTATTTTGAATTTTGCAGTACCTGGGACGGTGGTGGGCATTGGGTATATTTTAGCCTTCAACAAAAAACCAATTCTTCTTATTGGTACCCTCGCCATTCTTGTTTTAAATTTTATTTTTCGATATATTCCAGTTGGGATCCAGTCTGGAGTTGCTGTCTTGAGACAAATTGATCCCACTATAGAAGAAGCGGCGCGAAATTTAGGCGCAGACGGTGTTACGACATTTAGAAAAATTACTCTTCCCCTCATAGCACCGGCTTTTTTCTCCGGGCTTGTCTTTGCCTTTGTAAGAGCGATGACAGCTATTAGTGCTGCTATTTTCCTTGTTTCTGCTCGATGGAATCTCTTGACAGTTCAAATACTTAACGAAGTGGGATCGGGGAGATTGGGAGTGGCAGCAGCCTTTAGCGTTATTTTGGTCGCGATTGTGCTTTGTGCCATTGTCGTGATTAGCCGGCTGGTGCTTGGCCGATCTGGCGGTATTAAAGCGATGGAAATTTCGAAGGAGCTGTAA
- a CDS encoding ABC transporter ATP-binding protein — protein sequence MELRIENLVKEFGSYDDPASRFLAVNHVSLHVKEGELVTLLGPSGCGKTTLLRMIAGFEDPTEGDIFFGTKRVNDVAPNHRNATMVFQSYAIFPHLNVYENIAFGLRLKGQSDQEVEKRMRQVLDLVGLAELERRQPNQLSGGQQQRVALARAIIMEPQLLLFDEPLSNLDAKLREQMRIEIRSLQKRLGITSVYVTHDQAEAMSISDRVVVMNQGKIEQVGTPQDLYAKPANIFVAAFIGKVNFIPATVLDENTVQIGNSAVHIKSVPPQSRQGEKVLATVRPEGIFLRRDTAGDGNGVVVRRTFLGTIIEYEIKTNSMKDSMIVHMVNPLTNDFFQVGESVAYLFKEGALHLLRSE from the coding sequence ATGGAACTTCGCATAGAGAATCTGGTGAAGGAATTTGGTAGTTACGATGATCCGGCTAGCCGTTTCTTAGCGGTGAATCATGTCTCTCTTCATGTTAAAGAAGGAGAGCTTGTAACGTTATTAGGTCCTAGCGGTTGTGGCAAAACTACGTTACTTCGAATGATCGCTGGTTTTGAAGATCCTACAGAGGGAGATATTTTTTTCGGAACGAAAAGAGTTAATGATGTAGCGCCTAATCATAGGAATGCCACTATGGTCTTTCAATCGTACGCTATTTTCCCCCACCTCAATGTATATGAAAATATAGCCTTTGGGCTTCGTCTCAAAGGACAGTCTGACCAAGAGGTGGAGAAGAGAATGAGGCAGGTGCTGGATCTAGTAGGACTAGCTGAGTTAGAGCGCCGCCAGCCTAATCAATTGTCAGGGGGGCAACAACAACGAGTAGCTTTGGCGAGGGCTATTATTATGGAGCCACAGCTTCTGCTTTTCGATGAGCCCCTTTCCAATCTTGATGCGAAGTTGCGAGAGCAGATGCGTATCGAAATTCGAAGTCTCCAGAAGCGCCTAGGTATTACGAGTGTTTATGTTACTCATGACCAGGCTGAAGCAATGAGCATCTCGGATCGTGTTGTGGTCATGAACCAAGGGAAAATTGAACAGGTGGGAACTCCTCAGGATCTTTATGCAAAACCAGCCAATATATTTGTGGCAGCTTTTATTGGCAAGGTCAATTTTATCCCAGCTACTGTTCTAGACGAAAATACAGTTCAGATCGGAAATTCTGCAGTGCATATAAAAAGCGTACCCCCTCAAAGCAGGCAGGGGGAAAAAGTTTTGGCAACAGTTCGGCCAGAAGGTATCTTTCTTCGTCGTGATACTGCGGGGGACGGGAACGGAGTGGTTGTTCGGCGTACGTTCTTAGGAACCATTATTGAATATGAAATAAAAACGAATAGTATGAAAGATTCTATGATCGTTCATATGGTGAATCCTCTTACTAACGACTTCTTCCAAGTAGGAGAATCAGTAGCGTATCTTTTCAAAGAAGGAGCTCTTCATTTGCTGAGATCGGAATAA